In a genomic window of Lonchura striata isolate bLonStr1 chromosome 4, bLonStr1.mat, whole genome shotgun sequence:
- the LOC144246129 gene encoding LOW QUALITY PROTEIN: cytosolic beta-glucosidase-like (The sequence of the model RefSeq protein was modified relative to this genomic sequence to represent the inferred CDS: substituted 1 base at 1 genomic stop codon), with translation MQLVQEDIAFPVGFAXGASTAAYQIEEGWNADGKVPNVWDIFTHQGGDRVFKNQTGDVACGSYTLWEEDLKCIKQLGLTHYCFSLSWSRLLPDGTTGFINQKGYI, from the exons CTGGTGCAGGAGGATATTGCTTTTCCAGTTGGATTTGCTTGAGGTGCATCTACAGCAGCATATCAAATTGAAG AAGGCTGGAATGCAGATGGAAAGGTCCCTAATGTCTGGGACATATTCACTCATCAGGGAGGAGATCGAGTTTTCAAGAACCAGACTGGTGATGTAGCTTGTGGCAGCTACACTCTGTGGGAGGAAGATTTGAAATGTATCAAACAGCTTGGATTGACTCAttattgcttttctctttcctggtCACGTCTGTTACCTGATGGGACGACAGGTTTCATCAACCAGAAAG GATACATATAA